The sequence below is a genomic window from Thermococcus sp. EP1.
TAGGGTGGAAGAACGATTCAACAATTACATCAAGATAATAGTTGGTGTCGATGCTCTGCTTCAACTCTATGAAGAGAATATTTGGGATCTTAATATTCTAATGCTTTCTGGATTTGCTAATATGCTAGGAGACAAGAGAAGTAAAGGGTTTATATTTCTAAACTACTCGACACTCAAATCTACAACTATCTTAAAACTTGAGGAGATCTTCACAAGAATTCTAAGCGTAGGATTGGAAGAAAACACGCTAACTCTGAGGATTGAGAAATCCATAAACTTCAGCGAGTATAGAAAAGAAATTAAAGTTAATGCTCAAGAACTTCAAGATTATTTAATAGGGCCAAGCCCTACAAAATAAAACTAAAAG
It includes:
- a CDS encoding DUF257 family protein; this encodes MTKEFEFSLWNYMKDIKWGEYVVIKHTSSDPTHLLFYILIRQLQEDNTPFIIVDVLDKLHLFKTHLMTAGIDTSIVNDIPVIKLGGIKHTGNIMSLIERVDISQDIPIWTRHYREALHRVEERFNNYIKIIVGVDALLQLYEENIWDLNILMLSGFANMLGDKRSKGFIFLNYSTLKSTTILKLEEIFTRILSVGLEENTLTLRIEKSINFSEYRKEIKVNAQELQDYLIGPSPTK